The following proteins are encoded in a genomic region of Vidua macroura isolate BioBank_ID:100142 chromosome 10, ASM2450914v1, whole genome shotgun sequence:
- the PLOD2 gene encoding procollagen-lysine,2-oxoglutarate 5-dioxygenase 2 isoform X1, translating into MARSGARWPRLLLPALLALAVPVAAEERRPGPADKLLVFTVATKETDGFHRFMRTAKHFNYTVKVLGKGEEWKGGELPNSIGGGQKVRLLKEGIESYADQEDLVVLFVECYDVIFAGGPEELLKKFRETNHKVVFAADGLIWPDKRLADKYPVVQSGKRFLNSGGFIGYAPSINRIVQQWNLQDNDDDQLFYTKIYVDPLAREHINITLDHKCTIFQTLNGAVDEVLLKFEEGRVRARNSVYDTLPVTIHGNGPTKIQLNYLGNYIPNAWTREAGCSVCDLDLLDLSAVKEYPRVKIGVFIEQPTPFLTKFLDRLLTLDYPREALSIFVHNNEVYHEKHIKKFWEKAKNMIRNIKIVGPEENLSQAEARNMGMDLCRQDKTCEYYLSIDADVVLTNPKTLRILIEQNRKIIAPLVTRHGKLWSNFWGALSPDGYYARSEDYVDIVQGNRVGVWNIPYMANIYLIKGQTLRSEMKEKNYFMRDKLDPDMALCRNAREMTLQREKDSPSSETFHMLRAPKGVFMYITNRHEFGRLLSTANYNTSHYNNDLWQIFENPVDWKETYINPNYSKIFTDNIVEQPCPDVFWFPIFSDTACDELVEEMEHFGQWSGGKHQDSRISGGYENVPTDDIHMKQIGLDNEWLHFIREFIAPVTLKVFAGYYTKGYALLNFVVKYSPDRQRSLRPHHDSSTFTINIALNKVGEDFQGGGCKFLRYNCSIESPRKGWSFMHPGRLTHLHEGLPILNGTRYIAVSFIDP; encoded by the exons GTTCTTGGAAAAGGTGAAGAATGGAAAGGTGGTGAGCTGCCCAACTCTATTGGCGGAGGGCAGAAAGTTCGACTGCTGAAAGAAGGCATTGAAAGCTATGCTGATCAAGAGGACTTGGTTGTACTGTTTGTGGAATG CTATGATGTTATCTTTGCCGGGGGCCCTGAAGAACTGCTAAAGAAATTTCGGGAAACAAATCACAAAGTGGTGTTTGCAGCAGATGGACTAATTTGGCCGGATAAAAGGCTGGCTGACAAGTATCCTGTTGTCCAGAGTGGGAAACGATTCCTGAACTCAGGAG GATTCATTGGTTACGCTCCATCCATAAATCGTATTGTGCAGCAATGGAATCTGCAGGATAATGATGATGACCAGCTGTTTTACACCAAAATCTATGTTGACCCATTGGCAAGG GAGCACATTAACATTACTTTGGACCACAAATGTACAATTTTCCAGACCCTAAATGGAGCTGTTG ATGAAGTCCTTTTGAAATTTGAAGAAGGAAGAGTAAGAGCAAGGAATTCAGTGTATGACACACTACCAGTCACCATTCATGGGAATGGTCCAACTAAA ATTCAGTTGAATTATTTGGGAAACTATATTCCTAATGCTTGGACACGGGAAGCTGGCTGCAGTGTTTGTGATTTGGACTTACTAGACCTGTCAGCAGTAAAG GAATATCCAAGAGTAAAAATTGGTGTTTTCATTGAACAACCCACTCCTTTCCTAACTAAATTTTTAGACAGACTGTTGACTCTGGACTACCCACGGGAGGCGCTCAGTATCTTCGTTCATAATAAT GAGGTTTACCATGAAAAGCACATCAAGAAATTCTGGGAAAAAGCCAAGAACATgatcagaaatattaaaattgttgGACCTGAAGAAAACCTGAGTCAAGCAGAAGCCCGGAACATGGGAAT ggaCCTTTGTCGCCAGGATAAAACATGTGAATATTACTTAAGCATAGATGCAGATGTTGTGCTGACAAACCCAAAAACTTTAAGAATACTGATAGAACAGAACAG GAAGATAATTGCTCCTCTCGTAACTCGCCATGGGAAGCTTTGGTCCAATTTCTGGGGTGCTTTGAGCCCAGATGGTTATTATGCTCGATCAGAAGATTATGTGGACATTGTCCAGGGGAACAGAGT aggtgtatggaatatcccttatATGGCTAATATATACTTAATTAAGGGACAAACTCTCAGATCtgagatgaaagaaaagaacTACTTCATGCGTGATAAGCTGGACCCTGATATGGCACTCTGCAGGAATGCCAGGGAAATG ACTTTACAAAGGGAAAAAGACTCCCCTTCTTCGGAAACATTCCATATGCTCAGAGCCCCAAAg GGTGTTTTCATGTACATTACCAACAGACATGAATTTGGAAGACTTCTTTCTACAGCCAATTACAATACTTCCCACTACAACAATGACCTCTGGCAGATATTTGAGAATCCTGTG GATTGGAAGGAAACTTACATAAATCCAAACTACTCAAAGATCTTCACTGATAACATAGTAGAACAG CCATGTCCAGATGTGTTTTGGTTTCCCATATTTTCTGACACTGCCTGTGATGAATTAGTAGAAGAAATGGAACATTTTGGTCAATGGTCTGGTGGCAAACACCAA GACAGCCGCATTTCTGGAGGTTATGAAAATGTCCCAACCGATGACATTCATATGAAGCAAATAGGACTGGATAATGAATGGCTGCATTTCATACGAGAGTTTATTGCCCCAGTAACACTAAAAGTCTTTGCTGGCTATTATACCAAG GGCTATGCTCTACTGAACTTTGTTGTAAAATACAGCCCTGACAGACAACGGTCGCTCAGACCTCACCACGACTCCTCTACGTTCACGATCAACATCGCCCTCAACAAAGTAGGAGAGGACTTTCAG GGAGGTGGATGTAAATTCCTTAGGTACAACTGCTCCATTGAGTCTCCCAGGAAAGGATGGAGCTTCATGCACCCAGGAAGACTCACACATTTACATGAAGGACTTCCTATCTTGAATGGCACAAGATACATTGCAGTATCATTTATTGatccttaa
- the PLOD2 gene encoding procollagen-lysine,2-oxoglutarate 5-dioxygenase 2 isoform X2 has protein sequence MARSGARWPRLLLPALLALAVPVAAEERRPGPADKLLVFTVATKETDGFHRFMRTAKHFNYTVKVLGKGEEWKGGELPNSIGGGQKVRLLKEGIESYADQEDLVVLFVECYDVIFAGGPEELLKKFRETNHKVVFAADGLIWPDKRLADKYPVVQSGKRFLNSGGFIGYAPSINRIVQQWNLQDNDDDQLFYTKIYVDPLAREHINITLDHKCTIFQTLNGAVDEVLLKFEEGRVRARNSVYDTLPVTIHGNGPTKIQLNYLGNYIPNAWTREAGCSVCDLDLLDLSAVKEYPRVKIGVFIEQPTPFLTKFLDRLLTLDYPREALSIFVHNNEVYHEKHIKKFWEKAKNMIRNIKIVGPEENLSQAEARNMGMDLCRQDKTCEYYLSIDADVVLTNPKTLRILIEQNRKIIAPLVTRHGKLWSNFWGALSPDGYYARSEDYVDIVQGNRVGVWNIPYMANIYLIKGQTLRSEMKEKNYFMRDKLDPDMALCRNAREMGVFMYITNRHEFGRLLSTANYNTSHYNNDLWQIFENPVDWKETYINPNYSKIFTDNIVEQPCPDVFWFPIFSDTACDELVEEMEHFGQWSGGKHQDSRISGGYENVPTDDIHMKQIGLDNEWLHFIREFIAPVTLKVFAGYYTKGYALLNFVVKYSPDRQRSLRPHHDSSTFTINIALNKVGEDFQGGGCKFLRYNCSIESPRKGWSFMHPGRLTHLHEGLPILNGTRYIAVSFIDP, from the exons GTTCTTGGAAAAGGTGAAGAATGGAAAGGTGGTGAGCTGCCCAACTCTATTGGCGGAGGGCAGAAAGTTCGACTGCTGAAAGAAGGCATTGAAAGCTATGCTGATCAAGAGGACTTGGTTGTACTGTTTGTGGAATG CTATGATGTTATCTTTGCCGGGGGCCCTGAAGAACTGCTAAAGAAATTTCGGGAAACAAATCACAAAGTGGTGTTTGCAGCAGATGGACTAATTTGGCCGGATAAAAGGCTGGCTGACAAGTATCCTGTTGTCCAGAGTGGGAAACGATTCCTGAACTCAGGAG GATTCATTGGTTACGCTCCATCCATAAATCGTATTGTGCAGCAATGGAATCTGCAGGATAATGATGATGACCAGCTGTTTTACACCAAAATCTATGTTGACCCATTGGCAAGG GAGCACATTAACATTACTTTGGACCACAAATGTACAATTTTCCAGACCCTAAATGGAGCTGTTG ATGAAGTCCTTTTGAAATTTGAAGAAGGAAGAGTAAGAGCAAGGAATTCAGTGTATGACACACTACCAGTCACCATTCATGGGAATGGTCCAACTAAA ATTCAGTTGAATTATTTGGGAAACTATATTCCTAATGCTTGGACACGGGAAGCTGGCTGCAGTGTTTGTGATTTGGACTTACTAGACCTGTCAGCAGTAAAG GAATATCCAAGAGTAAAAATTGGTGTTTTCATTGAACAACCCACTCCTTTCCTAACTAAATTTTTAGACAGACTGTTGACTCTGGACTACCCACGGGAGGCGCTCAGTATCTTCGTTCATAATAAT GAGGTTTACCATGAAAAGCACATCAAGAAATTCTGGGAAAAAGCCAAGAACATgatcagaaatattaaaattgttgGACCTGAAGAAAACCTGAGTCAAGCAGAAGCCCGGAACATGGGAAT ggaCCTTTGTCGCCAGGATAAAACATGTGAATATTACTTAAGCATAGATGCAGATGTTGTGCTGACAAACCCAAAAACTTTAAGAATACTGATAGAACAGAACAG GAAGATAATTGCTCCTCTCGTAACTCGCCATGGGAAGCTTTGGTCCAATTTCTGGGGTGCTTTGAGCCCAGATGGTTATTATGCTCGATCAGAAGATTATGTGGACATTGTCCAGGGGAACAGAGT aggtgtatggaatatcccttatATGGCTAATATATACTTAATTAAGGGACAAACTCTCAGATCtgagatgaaagaaaagaacTACTTCATGCGTGATAAGCTGGACCCTGATATGGCACTCTGCAGGAATGCCAGGGAAATG GGTGTTTTCATGTACATTACCAACAGACATGAATTTGGAAGACTTCTTTCTACAGCCAATTACAATACTTCCCACTACAACAATGACCTCTGGCAGATATTTGAGAATCCTGTG GATTGGAAGGAAACTTACATAAATCCAAACTACTCAAAGATCTTCACTGATAACATAGTAGAACAG CCATGTCCAGATGTGTTTTGGTTTCCCATATTTTCTGACACTGCCTGTGATGAATTAGTAGAAGAAATGGAACATTTTGGTCAATGGTCTGGTGGCAAACACCAA GACAGCCGCATTTCTGGAGGTTATGAAAATGTCCCAACCGATGACATTCATATGAAGCAAATAGGACTGGATAATGAATGGCTGCATTTCATACGAGAGTTTATTGCCCCAGTAACACTAAAAGTCTTTGCTGGCTATTATACCAAG GGCTATGCTCTACTGAACTTTGTTGTAAAATACAGCCCTGACAGACAACGGTCGCTCAGACCTCACCACGACTCCTCTACGTTCACGATCAACATCGCCCTCAACAAAGTAGGAGAGGACTTTCAG GGAGGTGGATGTAAATTCCTTAGGTACAACTGCTCCATTGAGTCTCCCAGGAAAGGATGGAGCTTCATGCACCCAGGAAGACTCACACATTTACATGAAGGACTTCCTATCTTGAATGGCACAAGATACATTGCAGTATCATTTATTGatccttaa